The Magnolia sinica isolate HGM2019 chromosome 10, MsV1, whole genome shotgun sequence genome includes a window with the following:
- the LOC131257879 gene encoding uncharacterized protein LOC131257879 isoform X2, protein MKRVSSRDSAMLSLPLRQQLTSLSAFATSHTVRVMRAEIDMVFLVHAYAAAWFLVVPSHWTLPRTEISWVHSGTRQHVKDFCIQSQVPESQANSSL, encoded by the exons ATGAAGAGGGTGTCTTCAAGGGATTCGGCCATGTTGAGTTTGCCACTGAGGCAGCAGCTCACAAG CCTTTCTGCTTTTGCTACATCACACACGGTAAGGGTCATGCGTGCTGAAATTGATATGGTTTTCTTGGTGCATGCATATGCAGCCGCCTGGTTTTTGGTTGTTCCGTCACATTG GACTCTCCCAAGAACAGAGATTTCCTGGGTGCATTCTGGGACAAGGCAGCATGTAAAAGATTTCTGCATTCAAAGTCAAGTGCCTGAGTCACAAGCAAATTCCTCCCTTTAA
- the LOC131257879 gene encoding uncharacterized protein LOC131257879 isoform X1 yields MKRVSSRDSAMLSLPLRQQLTSLSAFATSHTVRVMRAEIDMVFLVHAYAAAWFLVVPSHWPFYSQPTSTMAVVHAVINPSIRSAKVSLRGLSQEQRFPGCILGQGSM; encoded by the exons ATGAAGAGGGTGTCTTCAAGGGATTCGGCCATGTTGAGTTTGCCACTGAGGCAGCAGCTCACAAG CCTTTCTGCTTTTGCTACATCACACACGGTAAGGGTCATGCGTGCTGAAATTGATATGGTTTTCTTGGTGCATGCATATGCAGCCGCCTGGTTTTTGGTTGTTCCGTCACATTG GCCTTTCTACTCACAACCGACTTCTACTATGGCAGTGGTACATGCTGTGATCAATCCTTCTATCAGATCTGCCAAAGTTTCTCTAAGAG GACTCTCCCAAGAACAGAGATTTCCTGGGTGCATTCTGGGACAAGGCAGCATGTAA
- the LOC131257879 gene encoding transcription factor bHLH112-like isoform X3, translated as MPNPEVCDWGLTKKKSGSETAPKKPQIGTPSPLPTFKVQKERLGDRIIPLQQLVSLFGKVLTTPFMKNDVPIQHQQCVMQNSDKSNGSDGPKQDL; from the exons ATG CCAAATCCAGAAGTTTGTGATTGGGGCTTGACAAAGAAGAAAAGTGGCAGTGAAACTGCACCCAAAAAGCCTCAAATTGGAACACCGTCGCCATTACCGACTTTTAAG GTTCAAAAAGAGAGATTAGGAGACAGAATCATTCCACTCCAGCAACTGGTTTCACTTTTCGGAAAG GTTTTAACTACACCATTCATGAAAAATGATGTTCCCATTCAACACCAGCAG TGTGTTATGCAGAATTCTGATAAATCAAATGGCTCAGATGGACCGAAACAAGATCTTTGA
- the LOC131257879 gene encoding transcription factor bHLH112-like isoform X4: MPNPEVCDWGLTKKKSGSETAPKKPQIGTPSPLPTFKVQKERLGDRIIPLQQLVSLFGKVLTTPFMKNDVPIQHQQNSDKSNGSDGPKQDL, from the exons ATG CCAAATCCAGAAGTTTGTGATTGGGGCTTGACAAAGAAGAAAAGTGGCAGTGAAACTGCACCCAAAAAGCCTCAAATTGGAACACCGTCGCCATTACCGACTTTTAAG GTTCAAAAAGAGAGATTAGGAGACAGAATCATTCCACTCCAGCAACTGGTTTCACTTTTCGGAAAG GTTTTAACTACACCATTCATGAAAAATGATGTTCCCATTCAACACCAGCAG AATTCTGATAAATCAAATGGCTCAGATGGACCGAAACAAGATCTTTGA